Part of the Tenacibaculum sp. SZ-18 genome, CTACCAACTGAGCTACCCGGTCTTAACCTTTTTCAAAGCGAGTGCAAATATACAAGGGTTTTCAAATGAAAAAAAACTTTTTTAATATTTTTTTATAGATATTTGCTTTATTTCTATTTATGAGGATTGTTTTATTAGGATATATGGCTAGTGGTAAGTCAACTATAGGTAAAGTTTTGGCTGAAAAACTGAATTTATTATTTATTGATTTGGATGATTACATTGAAAATAAGTTTCAAAAGAGCATAAGTGACATATTTAATGATGAAGGAGAGATTTTCTTCAGACTTCAAGAACATGAAGCTATTAAGGAAATTTTAGCTAAACAAGATGAATTTATTTTGTCGCTTGGAGGGGGATCACCTTGCTATGCAGGAAATATGGATTTAATCAATAGTCATGAAGATGTGAAATCTGTTTACATAAAGTTATCTGTAAATACTATTTATAACAGGCTTATTGCTGAAAAAGATCACAGACCTATTGTTTCTAAAATTCCAACAGATGAATTGGAAGAATTTATAGCTAAGCATTTATTTGAGAGAAGTTTTTTTTATGAGCAAGCAAAAATTAAATTACTCACTAATAACAAAAGTGTAAAAAAAACAATAGAGGAGTTGGAAATGTTACTCCTCTAGGTATGCAATAATTTCGTCATCTTTAAATTCAACTACAACATGTTCTTTAATAGAAGTAGAGAAAGAAATCCCTTTAAAATCAGCTTTTACAGGGTATTTTTTGTGGTTTCTATTAACCAAGACAGCTGTCTTAAACTTTTTAAGAGGTACTTCGAGAAAATGTTTGATAGCATATATTAAAGTAGTCCCTGAATGCAAAACGTCATCAACTAAAATAACTGATTTATCCTGGTATAAATCTGAACTAATGTCAGTTGAAATAGGACCTAAGGGATTTTTCTTGTCCATATTAACTTTACATAGAGAAACCTGAATGTCAGATATTTCCCTTATAATGGAAACAATTTTTCCTGCTAATGAGTATCCATTATCAGCTATTCCAGCAACTATTAATTCAGACTCATTGTAGTTTACTTCATAAATTTGATATGCGATTCTCCGTATCTTCTGAGATATCTCGGTATTATTTAAAATAATATTGTTCGTGTCTATCATAATGCAAATTTAAGTATCTTCTTCATTAGTATCATAATAATCTTCAATATCTCTTCGGTCTTTTTTTGTGGGTCTTCCAGTACCTTTTTTGCGGTAATAGTCCTTAGCAAATTTTAATAATTCTGTTTTTTCAAACTCTTCTTTAGGAGTTAAATCTTTTCTGTATAAATCAACAAGTTTAGCTCCAACACGACTTTCTGGAATATCAATAACCTTAATCTTATAATTAATTTGATTTTTTCGAACTATAATAATTTCCCCACCATATACTTCTCGTGAAGGTTTTAACGTGTTCTCTTCGATTTTTACCTGCCCTTTCTTACAAGCAGTTGTGGCGATACTTCTAGTTTTAAAAAGTCGAATACACCATAAATATTTATCTATTCTCATACAAAAAGTTAATTTTTTTGCGTTTGCTTTTTACAAAGTTATAAAAATGGTAAATTGCGCGACAAAATTACGATTAATGATAAAATTTAGACATCTTTTTTTAATAGGAATTATTTCACTTTTAACGTATGCTTGCGGAAGTGATGGAGTAGCACCAGTTGATGATTTTGATTTTGCTGCTCAAGCAGTTAGAGATAATGATACTCTTGTAAATTTTTTTAAAAGTCATTATTATGATACTGCTGAAGGGATCGTAAAACCTTTAGAAGACGGTCAGACAGCTCTTTTTGATGATCCTAAATTAGTATCACAAGATGTGGAAGAGACAATTAATGATGTTGATATTGATTATAAATTATATTCCTACACTATTGAACAAGGAACTTCGTCTAAGGATTTTCCAACAGTCGTGGATTCAGTATTAGTTAATTATTCAGGAAGAAGGATATTGAATGGTTCTACCTTAAATGATACTGATTTTGACAGCAACAACAATTTATGGTTTGTATTAGGAGCAGGAGTAATTAGAGGTTGGACTTACGGCATTCCTAATATTAAATGTGGTATTAATGTTACTTTGCCTAATGAACCTTTAACTTTTACTGGAACAGGAAAGATTATATTATTCATTCCATCAGGTTTGGCATATAGAAATGCTGGTAGAGGAACGATTTTACCAAATGAGAGTTTGTTATTTTATGTAGAGTTGAATGATATTGTAGAAAATACAGATTCAGATTTAGACGGAGTTGCGAATATCTTAGAGGATATCGATGGTGACGGAAAACCATGGAACGATGATACCGATGAAAACGGTATCGTTAATTTTGCTGATAATGATGATGACGGAGATGGCGTTTTAACAAGAAATGAAGATGCTAATAAAGATGGGGATCCAAGTAATGATTTTAGTGATCCTGAAAATCCTACATTACCAGATTATTTGAACCCAAATATTCGTGTTTCGAACGAATAGAAAAGTATATTTCAAAAATATGGGCAGCACTTTGGTGTTGCTTTTTTTTATTTATTAATTAAAACTTTAATAATCTATACTTGCTTTAGATATATTTTTTTAGCTATTAATATCATTGATAATAATTAAACCGTGAAGTTTTAATAATTGTTAGTTTACCTCTTATTGTTATCGAATTATAAAGAATAAATTATGGATATAAGTAAGATAGTTTGTGAAAGACATATTTATTGAATGTCAAAAACAATTTTTCAAATCAAATATAATAGATGAGTCTTAAAAAGAAATAGATTGATAGATTTTAAAAATAATTAATTAAATAGGAGAGCTATTTTATTTGATTTTTTATTTTATTTATTTTAAGTTAATTTTTGTCAACTTATTCTAGTAACGTATAATGAAAAAATAAAAAGCAACACTTTTGTGTTGCTTCATTTTAAAAATATAATTTTAAGATTCTTTTATTTTAAAATCTATATGATAAACCGAATATAATTTGGTTTACTCTTGTATCAAAATTTTGTGTTCCTGCAACATTTGAAATGAAATTTGATTCGATATCAGAAAATCCTCTTTCCCAACGAGCGTCAATTCCGAATTTTCCTAGTTCAATTCCACCACCTAGTTGCATACCAAGTGTAAAACCGTCAGATTTAAGGTTTGATACTGCATCAATATCTAAATCACCATCTAATAAATATTGGAACGATGGGCCAATGTGAACATAAGCGATTTTAAAAAATTTCTTACCTAACAATACAGGAATATCAATTTTTTGGAAATCATATCCAACTTTTTGAGAACTTGTTGCAGTTCTAAAGTCTACTTCACTTTTTAATGAGGTGTATACTAATTCAGGTCTAATATACAAGCCAACTACTGGAAGTTTAAAACGCAACCAAATACCAGCATGGTAACCAGTTCGACCTTCAGCATTTCCATTGATAATATTATCAGCTGAATCAATAAAGGAATCAGAATTATAATTGATTCCTCCTTTAATACCAAAATGAATTTGTGCGTCAGCTAATTGAGTAACACCGAAGATTAAGCATAACGCTAAAATTAGTTTTTTCATAATCTTTTAATTTGAGTAATTGTATAAAAACGTTTTTTCTGATTGATTATTTCCTTTTCAAAACATTCTTAACTGCTTCTATAACAGCTTCATTGTTTATTTTATACTTTTTCATTAATTCAGCTGGTGTTGCAGATTCACCAAAACTATCATTTACCGCGACAAACTCTTGTGGAGTAGGGGCGTTTTGAGTTAAACAACGAGCTACACTTTCTCCAAGTCCACCAAATTTATTATGTTCTTCGGCAGTTACAATACATTTAGTTTTAGCTACAGACCCTAGAATAGCTTCTTCGTCCAATGGCTTAATTGTATGAATATTAATAACTTCAGCTGAAATTCCTTCCTCTTCTAGTTTTTCGGCAGCTAATAAAGATTCCCATACTAAGTGTCCAGTTGCGACAATTGTAACGTCAGATCCTTCGGTTAATTTAATAGCCTTACCAATTTCAAATTTTTGATCTTCTGGCATGAATACAGGAACTTTTGGTCTACCAAAACGAAGGTATACAGGGCCATCATGTTCGGCAATAGCTATAGTTGCTGCTTTCGTTTGATTGTAATCACAAGTATTGATTACTGTCATTCCTGGTAACATTTTCATCAAACCAATATCTTCTAATATTTGGTGTGTTGCACCGTCTTCTCCCAAAGTTAAACCTGCGTGCGATGCACAAATTTTCACATTTTTATGAGAGTATGCAATTGATTGACGAATTTGATCATAAACACGTCCAGTAGAAAAATTAGCGAAAGTTCCTGTAAAAGGAATTTTACCACCAATAGTTAAACCAGCAGCAATACCCATCATATTTGCTTCAGCAATTCCTACTTGAAAAAAACGTTCTGGATGGTTCTTTTCAAATTCATTCATTTTTAATGAACCTGTTAAGTCAGCACATAAAGCAACTACATTAGGATTTGTTTTTCCTAATTCAGTTAAACCATCTCCAAAACCAGATCGAGTGTCTTTTTTTTCTGTGTATGTATATTTTTTCATTGTTGTGTTGTAAATTCGGATCAAAAATAAACTTTTAATAAAGATGACGTTTATAAATTCATCAATTCTTTATATAATTTATGAACAGGTAATCCCATAACATTAAAGTAGCTTCCTTCAATTTTATGAATACCTATTTTTCCGATCCATTCCTGAATTCCATAGGCGCCTGCTTTATCATAAGGTTGATACATCTTTATGTAATAATCTATTTCTTCTTTTGTAAGTTCTCTGAAGTATACAGTAGCGGTATCATTAAATACTTTTTGAAAATTTTTACTTTTAAGACTTACTGAGGTTATTACCTGATGTGATTTTCCTGATAAACTTTCAATCATCTTAAAAGCTTCATGGTAATCTTTAGGTTTACCAAGAGCTTTATTATCTAGCCAAACAATTGTATCAGATGTAACAAGCAAGTCATTGGTGTTTAATTCATCTTTGAAAGGAACAGTTTTTAAATCTGCTATATAATCAGTGATTTCCGATCCTTCAAGATGATTTGGGTAAATTTCGTCTACGCTTTTTATTCGGATTTCAAAATTCAAATCCAAATCTTTAAAGAATTGTTGCCTTCTTGGAGATCCTGATGCAAGAATAATATTAAACTTGGCTAGCTTTTCTTTTAACATGTATTAGAAACTCTTTTTAAGACGTGCCAAATCTCGTTTACTATCTCTGTCCTTAATTGATTGACGTTTATCATGCGTCTTTTTTCCTTTAGCTAAGGCTATTTCTAATTTAGCCCAACCATTTTGATTAATAAATAAACGAAGAGGAACAATAGTATTTCCTTTTGCTTCAACTTCTCTAGCTAATTTTTTTAGCTCTTGTTTATTCAATAATAAACGTCTTTCACTTTTTGGATTATGGTTATAATGATGTCCAAATGCATATTCCTCTATATACATATTGACTACAAATAACTCTCCTCTTTCATTAAATTCACAAAAGCTTTCAGTAATTCGCGCCTTACTTTGTCTAATAGATTTAATTTCAGTCCCAGTAAGTTGAATTCCTGCGGTGTATTTATCTAAAATTTCGTACTCGAAACGAGCCTTCTTATTTTGAATATTTATATTTTTTTGCATAGATCAATTTCGTCCAAAGGGTACAAAGATAACTTAAATGAAATCTATTTTAAGGTTAAAAATGAGAGGTTGTAGGACAAACCAAAGTTAGCAAAGATATTGCTTAACGAACCACCTCTAGCTTTCACATAACCAATTCCACCTCTTAAGTTTAAAAAATTTGTTAGTTTTATATTAATTCCAGCACTTGGTTTAACAATTAAACCCTCACCTGTACTAATTCCACCACCTCCTGCAGCTCCACCCAATACTTGAGCGAAAATACTAAATCTATTATTAAAATAATTATTAGACTGAACACCTAACCCGACTATTCCTTCGGCATAAGCCCCTGCATCTCCAAAGTTTGCAAAGGAAGTTTGACCAGCTCCATAAATATATTTGTTAAAAAACACATTGATCTGTAACGAAATTTGATGCATATCTTGTTCAAATCCGCCATTACGACTTGCGTTTAAATACCAATCCTGCTTTAAGATGGTTTGAATTCCTTTGAATACAGCTTTATTTTGTGAACTATTTTCAGTTTGGATACCATCTTTTTCTACATAATATTTTAATCCGAAACCTAGGGTAGAAGATAGGAAGTGACTATCAGGGCTCATTAAATATCCTTTATTTATCGAAAAGTATAAATTATCATACACTTTTTGTTCTAAAGAAAGATCTGGATAAATTAAGAAGCCGCCTTTTGTATCAACTCCACCACCACCACCGGCACCAATTCCGAACTTAGCTTGAATATTCGTTCTGTTTTTATTCATTGATAAATGATAACCACCTCCAATGAAAATATCCATGTAACCTGCTGGTATTCCACTATAGGCACCATCTGCTTTTATAAAATAGAACCAGTCGTCACTTACATATGATGTAAATTCAAATCCTGCTAATCTCATTGTTCTACCATCCATAGAACTTCCATCTACAAATTTAGAATCACCTTTAACTGAGAGGTTATTAAGATGAACCATAGCGCTAATGCGGTGAGATTTTTTATCCCATTCTGTGTTTTTTAAACTTTCCGTGTCAAGTTCTAATTGTCTAGTATTAAAATTTGAATAATCATAATTTAGAGGGATTTGAAGAGACGCATAAACTTGATTACTTTTAATCTCACCTCCAGCGAAGAAATCAATATAACTCCATCCACCTGAAATTGAAAAGTATTTGAAATCATAACCTAGATTTATGTGCGGCAAAATGAATGCGCCACCTCCATCAGGAGCTGCGGCACCACCACCACCTCCGAAATGTAATCCAGCATCCACAAAAAGTTTTTTATAAATCTCTTTTTTAACTCCTACATTTAAACCAAGAGTAAAAAAACCACCACGTTCTCCACCAACGGCACCATAAAAACCAAGTCCAGCGTAGCTCCAGTTGTTTAGCATTACATTATAATGAATACCAGTGAAGTCCATATTTGCTTCATTTGCGTTTGGCATATCAATGGAAAGAAAATCTAATTGAGCAAAACTAATTTGACTTTTCTTTTCTAAATTTTCATTTTGAGCGTAAAAAAAATGAACGCTAAATGTTAGAACTAACAATAGCGCTCTTGGTATGTTATTTACCATTATTAATTTTTAATAAGGTTTATGAATTTCTTGTCTTTCTCCGTTTATGTAAGAAGCAACGAAGGCATCATCAAATCCTAATCTTAACAACTGACGTCTAAAATTTTGAGCTTCTTTCAATGTAGAGAATAAACCAATTGAATATCTTAAGTACTCTTCATTAGAGAGTGTACCCGCGATTGT contains:
- a CDS encoding phosphoribosyltransferase family protein, translating into MIDTNNIILNNTEISQKIRRIAYQIYEVNYNESELIVAGIADNGYSLAGKIVSIIREISDIQVSLCKVNMDKKNPLGPISTDISSDLYQDKSVILVDDVLHSGTTLIYAIKHFLEVPLKKFKTAVLVNRNHKKYPVKADFKGISFSTSIKEHVVVEFKDDEIIAYLEE
- a CDS encoding Maf-like protein, giving the protein MLKEKLAKFNIILASGSPRRQQFFKDLDLNFEIRIKSVDEIYPNHLEGSEITDYIADLKTVPFKDELNTNDLLVTSDTIVWLDNKALGKPKDYHEAFKMIESLSGKSHQVITSVSLKSKNFQKVFNDTATVYFRELTKEEIDYYIKMYQPYDKAGAYGIQEWIGKIGIHKIEGSYFNVMGLPVHKLYKELMNL
- a CDS encoding porin family protein; the protein is MKKLILALCLIFGVTQLADAQIHFGIKGGINYNSDSFIDSADNIINGNAEGRTGYHAGIWLRFKLPVVGLYIRPELVYTSLKSEVDFRTATSSQKVGYDFQKIDIPVLLGKKFFKIAYVHIGPSFQYLLDGDLDIDAVSNLKSDGFTLGMQLGGGIELGKFGIDARWERGFSDIESNFISNVAGTQNFDTRVNQIIFGLSYRF
- a CDS encoding shikimate kinase, translated to MRIVLLGYMASGKSTIGKVLAEKLNLLFIDLDDYIENKFQKSISDIFNDEGEIFFRLQEHEAIKEILAKQDEFILSLGGGSPCYAGNMDLINSHEDVKSVYIKLSVNTIYNRLIAEKDHRPIVSKIPTDELEEFIAKHLFERSFFYEQAKIKLLTNNKSVKKTIEELEMLLL
- a CDS encoding RNA-binding S4 domain-containing protein, which encodes MRIDKYLWCIRLFKTRSIATTACKKGQVKIEENTLKPSREVYGGEIIIVRKNQINYKIKVIDIPESRVGAKLVDLYRKDLTPKEEFEKTELLKFAKDYYRKKGTGRPTKKDRRDIEDYYDTNEEDT
- the smpB gene encoding SsrA-binding protein SmpB, translating into MQKNINIQNKKARFEYEILDKYTAGIQLTGTEIKSIRQSKARITESFCEFNERGELFVVNMYIEEYAFGHHYNHNPKSERRLLLNKQELKKLAREVEAKGNTIVPLRLFINQNGWAKLEIALAKGKKTHDKRQSIKDRDSKRDLARLKKSF
- a CDS encoding transketolase family protein, which codes for MKKYTYTEKKDTRSGFGDGLTELGKTNPNVVALCADLTGSLKMNEFEKNHPERFFQVGIAEANMMGIAAGLTIGGKIPFTGTFANFSTGRVYDQIRQSIAYSHKNVKICASHAGLTLGEDGATHQILEDIGLMKMLPGMTVINTCDYNQTKAATIAIAEHDGPVYLRFGRPKVPVFMPEDQKFEIGKAIKLTEGSDVTIVATGHLVWESLLAAEKLEEEGISAEVINIHTIKPLDEEAILGSVAKTKCIVTAEEHNKFGGLGESVARCLTQNAPTPQEFVAVNDSFGESATPAELMKKYKINNEAVIEAVKNVLKRK
- a CDS encoding FKBP-type peptidyl-prolyl cis-trans isomerase, yielding MIKFRHLFLIGIISLLTYACGSDGVAPVDDFDFAAQAVRDNDTLVNFFKSHYYDTAEGIVKPLEDGQTALFDDPKLVSQDVEETINDVDIDYKLYSYTIEQGTSSKDFPTVVDSVLVNYSGRRILNGSTLNDTDFDSNNNLWFVLGAGVIRGWTYGIPNIKCGINVTLPNEPLTFTGTGKIILFIPSGLAYRNAGRGTILPNESLLFYVELNDIVENTDSDLDGVANILEDIDGDGKPWNDDTDENGIVNFADNDDDGDGVLTRNEDANKDGDPSNDFSDPENPTLPDYLNPNIRVSNE